The Candidatus Hydrogenedentota bacterium genomic sequence CCTTCGAATGTCGCGTGGTACACATATTCACATTCAATGCTTTCCATGGATAGCATGCGTTCCAGAAGCATGTCGCGAAGTGCTGAACCGTCCATAACCTGAGCGTTGCATATCCAGGAGAAGCACACTAAAACGAACAACATGAACGGGCAACAAAAGGAAATGTAATAGCGGTAGTTTCCATACAGAAACACTCTCAGTATCGCATCCGATAAACTCTTGGTCTTATTCAGCATAATGACACTCCCTACAATCCCAATGGAAGGAAAACACATTGTTGGTGTAGACACAGATTAGAACAACATTCACTTCTTAGAGCGTGTACGAGAAGTCCAAGATCGCGCCTTTCCAACAGAGGCGCTAGCCTTATCTCGAAATCGGGGTACACTCTGACTTTGTTAAGGCGCGGCTCTGCGTACTATTTTTTCGCCGATTGATTGAACACGTACATAACCCAAGGGACTGCTCCCCCAGACTACAGGAATATATGGGCAAAGCAATTAAATAGGTCCTCATGGATTCATGATTTGAAAGAAAGATTTTCCGTACACGCTCTAAGCAATTATATTTGGGCTGTAGTATCAAGAGGGTGTTCCTGCGCAAACTACTATCGGCGCAACACATTTTGCGGGTTCATCTTTTATTCGATTACAGTCAGATTCCTCTGGCCTCACAAAAGGAACCGGGCATGTTGTGAAACAATCCTTGCAAGAAGTTGGAGCCGTTTTTTCATCGCATGTACTACCACACTTTAGTTCATTTTTTCCAAGGGCATTCTTTTCGCATACCCGTGTAGCCGGATCTTCAGGCATCACATAGTACCCAGTATCTTTTGTGCATGCACACGAGGATACTCCACCGGGATTTTGAAACCATTTACATGGAACATAAGGTACAGGGGTGATGCCCTCTACCCCTGGACAAGGAGTTTCTTTGCACGTACAATAATCATCCCATGGTTTTTCTGGTTCCGCAAAACCAACCATGTGGACGCCAATCACAATTGACGCCACAAGCAGAACTAAAAAGGCTCTTTTCATCAACATTTTTCTTTTCTCCTTTGCCGATCAAGTCGGCGGTCACGTGAAAACCAAACTGATCCAAGACAAATCATTGCCAACAAACACAGAATCAACGACGTAACTTGGGGAATTCGAAGTCCCATAATTAGCGCAGCGTCGTCGTCTCGAAAAAACTGCACGACGAATCGTTGTCCACCATGAGCCGCTATAAACAGCAGAAAAATAACTCCACCCCGCACCTTCATTTTGAGGGCAACGGTAAGAAGCAATATGAAGAACACGAATGAAAACCCCGCATTCACAAGCTGCACTGGGAGATCTATCAAGACGTGAATGACGCCATAACAACATCCAGCAAAGAAACAGCCAATGTGACCAAGGCTTTCGGCAAGCGCTGCGAAGGGCGCAAGCGCATCCATCATACGTATTTTCGGGATTTTTCTAATCCAAGCATAGAGCAACAGTACAAGAATAATAGCAATCACACTTCCCGAGGACAGATATCCAACGCTCAATGGATTTAGTGCCTCGCGAAGACTATTTCCCGACTGCAAAACATAAGCAATTCGCCCGCCATACAAACTACCAAGCAGTAGCCATATGCCAATATCCGGGCGAATTGCCCATGTGCCATGGTGGTGCTGGTAGAGAAAGGTAGAACCCAATGAAAGGCATAGCGCACCTAGACATTGAAATAGCAACCACGTTGATACCTCGGTCCCAAATATTTCCACCAGAGATTTCATAGTGCTTGCATCCTCGCGCCTCTGGCTACTGAAAAATTAATTTCTCTGGATGGAGGCATATAGCAGCCCATTAAATACCAGAGCGTGGGTTGGCCAAATAAAGACAAGGAAAGAAAGGCCGTCTTTGTGGATATGTGGGGCCCTTTATACATACGGTGCGACACTGTAATTATGTGCATGCATGTATGCACGGGCGCGCGACATGAAAGAGATTGTGTCAAAAAAGACTTGACAAAGGTATATCCATGCATGTATGCACGGGCGCGCGACATGAAAGGACTTGCGTGTAGGTGGAATATATACCGTGAAACGGAAATCGTAGCGTTTTTACGAATAGAGAGCGTACCCCCCCCCCCCGCACCTTCGCGACGCATAAATACGTTACCCATACCAAGTCTCCTTTTACGTTAATCCACATGCTATATGAACTTCAATAAAGGCAGATTTGATGCTCCACTTGCATTGTACTACAGTCGGAATAAATTGTCAAGCACCCCGTTTTTTGATCCGGTTGTTATGGAGGGTTTGTGTGTTTCATGAGCGCGCCTCTTTCGGCGAATTCTTTTGGGGTTCGATTACCCAGAGCAAAATGGAGAAGTGCCTCGTTATAATGTACCTTCCCAATCATAGTCAATTGTTGTGTTTCTTTAATCGGGCGGTGGCGGAGGCGGCGCGCTCATTGATCCAAGGCCGTGCACCCGGGTTCCGCAACACCCCGCCCGCACGCTTCGACGCAACACCTGTAGGGGGGCGATAAATCGTGCCCCTACACCGGAAGGCTTTGTGCGTCTCCTGTCCATCGCGTCCATCCTGTCCATCGCGTCCATCCTGTCCATCCCGTCCATCCTGTCCATCCGGTCCATCGCGTCCATTAGAGGAAAACATCTCCGTCCGCCGGTTCTCAAGCCTGTTTCTAAGCCTTGCTTTCCCACGTCATTCTGAGCGCAGCGAAGAATCCGGTGGCAGTGGAGCCGGCGCGATCATTGATCCAAGGCTGTGTACCTGGGCTTCCGCAACACCTTACTTCTCTCACGCTGACCCAACAACGGCTGTTCAAGATTTAAATAATAGACCAAGGAAAACACTTCATTACCGAACTCCGGCCGAAGTCTTTTTTCAGGAAAGGGTTGCAATTCGAGTTTGAACCTGCGCCGGTTGCATTTCAACCTTGAAGCCGCCCCGTCAATTTCTTAAGCTATACAGTTGAAGTACACAATCAGTTTTTGTATTATAAAGCGGTAAGAAGGGCGAGCAAAGGATCAATTCAGGAGCACATTTTTTGAACACGAAGTTGACCATTCACGACATTATAGAACTTTTGTGCGACGGCGCGCACTTGACCCGAGAACAATCGGCACGGGCCATGGACTTAATCATGACCGGTGAAGCGACCAACGCGCAAATGGCTGCCCTCTTAATCGCACTGCGCATGAAAGGCGAAACCTCCGAAGAAATCACCGGATTCGCACAGGTCATGCGCCTATACGCCACCCGCGTAGTCACCGGACGCGAGCCCTTGTTGGATACCTGCGGTACCGGCGGAGATTGCCGCGGCACCTTTAACGTGTCCACCACCGCTGCGCTCGTCGCGGCAGGCGCAGGCGTGATCGTCGCCAAACACGGGAACCGCGCCGCCTCCAGCCGCTGCGGCAGTGCCGACGTCTTGGAAGCGCTCGGCGTGAACATCAATCTGGATGCCGAACAAACCGGTGCCTGCATCGACGAAGTGGGGATCGGATTCCTCTTTGCTCGAACCCTGCACAAATCTATGAAATATATTGCGCCCGTCCGATTGGAATTAAAAGCGCGCACCGTATTTAATATTCTCGGACCCTTGACCAACCCCGCAGAAGCCAAACGGCAGGTCGTCGGTGTGTTAAACGCCCAATTGGCACCCACCATGGCGCGCGCCTTGCTCTCCTTGGGCACGCAGCATGCTTTCGTCGTCGCCGGCGAAGACGGTCTCGACGAACTGTCCATCAGCGGCCCCTCGCTTATTTGCGAGGCGAGCGGCGACAAAATCTCCGAGTATGAAATCAACCCCCACGACTTCGGCTTGAAGCCCGTACCCTTGGAAGCCATCCTCGGCGGTGATCCCATGGTGAACGCATCCATCACCCGGCGCATCCTTGAAGGCGAACACTGCGCCTGCCGTGATATGGTCGTATTAAATACGGCGCCTGCCCTCGTTGCGGGCGGTGTCGCAACTTCTCTACAAGAAGGGATTCTTATGGCTGCGGAAAGCATTGATTCCGGCGCGGCCCTATCGAAACTCAACGAACTGATCGCTTATACCCGCGGTCTCCGGATCACGCCTTACTAAAGGCATTCGGATTGACTGTGGTTTACATATATTAAGATGAGATGAACCTCAAAACGTAGAGGTTCTGCGATGCCGTGACACATCTACAAACGCGTTAAGGAGCAAGAATGGACACACTCTTTACACCGGAAACCCCCGCGACACTGCTTCCGGCAGCAGTTTTCTCCGGAGATTTCAATACGGGGAAGTCAATGCTGATCAACGCACTCCTGCACCGGGAGGCGCTGTTCATGAGTCGTGAGGAAAGCCGCACACCGCCCGTATTAATGGCGA encodes the following:
- the trpD gene encoding anthranilate phosphoribosyltransferase, translating into MHDIIELLCDGAHLTREQSARAMDLIMTGEATNAQMAALLIALRMKGETSEEITGFAQVMRLYATRVVTGREPLLDTCGTGGDCRGTFNVSTTAALVAAGAGVIVAKHGNRAASSRCGSADVLEALGVNINLDAEQTGACIDEVGIGFLFARTLHKSMKYIAPVRLELKARTVFNILGPLTNPAEAKRQVVGVLNAQLAPTMARALLSLGTQHAFVVAGEDGLDELSISGPSLICEASGDKISEYEINPHDFGLKPVPLEAILGGDPMVNASITRRILEGEHCACRDMVVLNTAPALVAGGVATSLQEGILMAAESIDSGAALSKLNELIAYTRGLRITPY